Proteins encoded together in one Sceloporus undulatus isolate JIND9_A2432 ecotype Alabama chromosome 4, SceUnd_v1.1, whole genome shotgun sequence window:
- the LOC121929375 gene encoding LOW QUALITY PROTEIN: toll-like receptor 2 (The sequence of the model RefSeq protein was modified relative to this genomic sequence to represent the inferred CDS: inserted 2 bases in 1 codon), whose product MHRTQALVFFLLLGLNFPKAKGMCYLSQQHCVCSLLELKKSEAQTFFNCLPATTYELQGGNLAQFFRNGFSRTELKSNEIDFLEALQVSKLIFTDLIVPEVLLPVALKIISYTPQVSELKFVNCTFLRSADQLDTDGFDLKVSSLHFHKVMAASLDDRVDISSLRSWLETLENLSVTESEVTSIPCKISTVLRALRFLDLXQEPFPGPGPHRENSFCKGAFPQLQVLKLHGNNLTSYETVCQTLAHLNQLTHLDLSQNDFVPELVSSPCLWPPSLRVFNLSSTGFEHIDRSLPPDIEILDLSANHIFTLDLSIPGLKELYLSHNRLQSIPSVKGLPSLEVLSLDHNQLSQLPTEGLLHLKNLHSLKAGHNLYNCSCRQTIKEIQDLATSKALLPDWPHDYICSSPLDYQDYVLNELPLSSLQCSRAAMLKQGSGATLLTYLPLVLALASLPAYRTQPIVL is encoded by the exons ATGCATAGAACTCAGGCCCTTGTATTCTTCCTTCTGCTGGGTTTGAACTTCCCTAAAGCAAAAGGCATGTGTTACTTGTCCCAACAGCACTGTGTGTGTTCACTACTAGAGCTGAAGAAGTCAGAGGCCCAAACATTCTTTAACTGCCTCCCAGCCACTACATATGAGCTTCAAGGTGGAAACCTGGCACAGTTTTTTAGAAATGGCTTTTCTAGAACTGAGCTGAAGTCAAATGAAATTGACTTTCTGGAGGCTCTCCAGGTAAGCAAGCTGATCTTTACAGACCTCATTGTGCCAGAAGTTCTCTTGCCAGTAGCCCTGAAAATTATTTCCTACACACCTCAGGTCTCTGAACTGAAGTTTGTAAACTGTACTTTCCTTAGATCTGCTGACCAGCTTGACACAGATGGATTTGACCTAAAGGtttcttctttgcatttccaCAAAGTCATGGCTGCTTCTTTGGACGACAGAGTTGATATATCCAGCCTGAGAAGCTGGCTGGAGACCCTAGAAAACCTGTCAGTAACCGAGTCAGAAGTCACATCTATCCCATGCAAAATCAGCACAGTATTGAGAGCACTGCGCTTCTTGGATCT TCAGGAACCGTTTCCAGGACCAGGGCCACATAGAGAAAACTCATTCTGCAAAGGTGCTTTCCCTCAGCTCCAGGTGTTAAAACTACATGGCAACAATCTGACCTCTTATGAGACAGTGTGCCAGACTCTGGCTCATCTCAACCAGCTCACTCATTTGGACCTCAGTCAGAATGATTTCGTGCCTGAACTCGTCTCCTCTCCCTGCTTGTGGCCACCATCTCTACGTGTTTTCAATTTGTCCAGCACAGGATTTGAACACATAGACAGGTCACTGCCCCCTGACATTGAGATACTAGATCTGAGTGCCAATCACATTTTTACCCTAGACCTCTCCATCCCTGGACTGAAAGAGCTCTACCTGTCCCACAACAGGCTGCAGTCCATCCCCTCAGTCAAGGGGCTTCCAAGTCTAGAAGTGCTCAGTTTAGATCACAACCAGCTCTCGCAGCTTCCTACTGAAGGCCTTCTGCATTTGAAAAACCTGCATAGCTTAAAAGCCGGACACAATCTCTACAATTGTTCTTGCCGCCAGACTATCAAGGAAATCCAGGACTTGGCCACCAGCAAGGCCTTGCTGCCCGATTGGCCTCATGACTACATATGCAGCTCCCCTCTGGATTACCAGGACTATGTCCTGAATGAACTGCCTCTCTCCTCACTGCAGTGCAGCAGGGCAGCCATGCTCAAGCAGGGCTCAGGGGCCACTTTGCTGACATACCTTCCATTGGTCCTTGCTTTGGCCTCATTGCCAGCATACAGAACCCAACCTATTGTGCTGTAA
- the DND1 gene encoding dead end protein homolog 1 isoform X2, whose product MAAPLQRKVPSLTLSEINQSRKNELLAWVKDTGVKLLQINGQRKYGGPPPDWFGSPPPSGTEVFIGKIPQDIYEDKLIPLFQSVGKLYEFRLMMTFSGLNRGFAYAKYLNRYSAQKAITVLNKYEIQMGCHIVVCRSTNKCELCIDGLAPSVKECHLLPMLQELTTGVLSISLHPSPFKRQRQLAEVKYISHQAAAIAKKALVEGTLCLCGDQIEIDWLKPNIKQELRSSSGQAIPKILSAGGSCRDSLNEELSEPADCHKLPMLGSMLDYLNLQLDLYGSSQMILAWRTMKRPRMLWHCSYSVLWGAQWSNECCRTTPTCGGCLCVQPFLF is encoded by the exons ATGGCTGCTCCCCTGCAAAGGAAG GTGCCTTCTCTGACACTGAGTGAAATAAATCAGAGTAGAAAAAATGAGCTTCTGGCATGGGTAAAAGACACAGGAGTTAAGTTACTACAGATCAACGGCCAGAGAAAATATGGTGGCCCTCCACCAG ATTGGTTTGGCAGTCCCCCACCATCTGGTACAGAGGTTTTCATAGGGAAGATCCCACAAGATATATATGAGGATAAACTAATTCCTCTTTTCCAAAGTGTCGGAAAGCTCTATGAATTTCGCCTGATGATGACGTTCAGTGGGCTTAACCGGGGCTTTGCTTATGCCAAGTATTTGAACCGGTATAGTGCTCAGAAGGCTATCACtgtgctcaataaatatgaaatcCAAATGGGCTGCCACATAGTTGTTTGCAGAAGCACTAACAAGTGTGAGCTCTGCATTGATGGCCTTGCTCCCTCCGTGAAAGAATGCCATCTTCTGCCAATGCTACAGGAGCTTACCACAGGAGTCCTGAGCATTTCCTTGCACCCTAGCCCCTTCAAGAGACAACGACAGCTTGCAGAGGTGAAATATATCTCCCATCAGGCTGCTGCAATAGCCAAGAAGGCTCTGGTTGAAG GAACGTTGTGTCTGTGTGGAGACCAGATTGAAATAGACTGGTTGAAACCCAATATAAAACAGGAGCTACGCAGTTCCTCAGGGCAGGCCATCCCAAAGATCTTGTCAGCTGGTGGTTCTTGCAGAGATTCCCTGAATGAAGAGCTTTCTGAGCCTGCAGACTGCCACAAACTACCAATGTTGGGCAGCATGTTGGACTACCTCAACTTACAGT TGGATTTGTATGGATCAAGCCAGATGATTCTGGCCTGGAGGACAATGAAAAGGCCAAGAATGTTGTGGCACTGCAGCTACTCGGTGCTCTGG GGTGCCCAGTGGTCTAATGAATGTTGCAGAACGACTCCTACATGTGGAGGATGCCTGTGTGTCCAGCCCTTCCTCTTTTAA
- the DND1 gene encoding dead end protein homolog 1 isoform X1 encodes MAAPLQRKVPSLTLSEINQSRKNELLAWVKDTGVKLLQINGQRKYGGPPPDWFGSPPPSGTEVFIGKIPQDIYEDKLIPLFQSVGKLYEFRLMMTFSGLNRGFAYAKYLNRYSAQKAITVLNKYEIQMGCHIVVCRSTNKCELCIDGLAPSVKECHLLPMLQELTTGVLSISLHPSPFKRQRQLAEVKYISHQAAAIAKKALVEGTLCLCGDQIEIDWLKPNIKQELRSSSGQAIPKILSAGGSCRDSLNEELSEPADCHKLPMLGSMLDYLNLQCEKQQLGRPQFFTKCVQSNPEGWLQFWYHVVIPRYLSPFSGFVWIKPDDSGLEDNEKAKNVVALQLLGALGCPVV; translated from the exons ATGGCTGCTCCCCTGCAAAGGAAG GTGCCTTCTCTGACACTGAGTGAAATAAATCAGAGTAGAAAAAATGAGCTTCTGGCATGGGTAAAAGACACAGGAGTTAAGTTACTACAGATCAACGGCCAGAGAAAATATGGTGGCCCTCCACCAG ATTGGTTTGGCAGTCCCCCACCATCTGGTACAGAGGTTTTCATAGGGAAGATCCCACAAGATATATATGAGGATAAACTAATTCCTCTTTTCCAAAGTGTCGGAAAGCTCTATGAATTTCGCCTGATGATGACGTTCAGTGGGCTTAACCGGGGCTTTGCTTATGCCAAGTATTTGAACCGGTATAGTGCTCAGAAGGCTATCACtgtgctcaataaatatgaaatcCAAATGGGCTGCCACATAGTTGTTTGCAGAAGCACTAACAAGTGTGAGCTCTGCATTGATGGCCTTGCTCCCTCCGTGAAAGAATGCCATCTTCTGCCAATGCTACAGGAGCTTACCACAGGAGTCCTGAGCATTTCCTTGCACCCTAGCCCCTTCAAGAGACAACGACAGCTTGCAGAGGTGAAATATATCTCCCATCAGGCTGCTGCAATAGCCAAGAAGGCTCTGGTTGAAG GAACGTTGTGTCTGTGTGGAGACCAGATTGAAATAGACTGGTTGAAACCCAATATAAAACAGGAGCTACGCAGTTCCTCAGGGCAGGCCATCCCAAAGATCTTGTCAGCTGGTGGTTCTTGCAGAGATTCCCTGAATGAAGAGCTTTCTGAGCCTGCAGACTGCCACAAACTACCAATGTTGGGCAGCATGTTGGACTACCTCAACTTACAGTGTGAGAAGCAGCAGCTGGGGCGCCCTCAGTTCTTCACAAAATGTGTGCAAAGCAACCCAGAAGGGTGGTTGCAGTTCTGGTATCATGTAGTCATACCTCGGTATTTGTCTCCCTTCAGTGGATTTGTATGGATCAAGCCAGATGATTCTGGCCTGGAGGACAATGAAAAGGCCAAGAATGTTGTGGCACTGCAGCTACTCGGTGCTCTGG GGTGCCCAGTGGTCTAA